The genomic DNA GATTACGTAAATCACAACTTACACTGGCTAGGTAGTCTTCAAGATAATTTGCTTCATTATTATTAGTTTTTTTGTGACAATGAGAACCCCTTAGTACCCTCATAACTAGTGGGACCAAGTAAAACACAGCTTGCACTAGGCAGGTGGCCTTCAAGATTAATTgctttgttttttctttttttttttttttaaccatgAGAGCCCGTTAAGGAAAACTGACGGGCCCTACCAATACCCTGCTAACCAGTGGGACCAAGTAAAGCGCAGCATACGCTGGGCAGGTGGCCTTCAAGATTAATTGTTTAGTTTCGGACATCTAGATTGTAATCAAGTGTGGTAATGCTTACAGGAATTGCGAGAAAGTTTGCTTCATCCGGATATGGAGTTTTGGCCATGGACTTCCCAGGATTCGGTCTTTCGGAAGGTCTTCATGGGTACATTCCAAGCTTTGATGGTCTAGTAGATGATGTTATCGAACACTATTCTAAAATCAAAGGTACACATCAAATCTATAGAGTTTTTTTTCGGTGACCAAAAGACTCGTAAGTCTAATTAACCACCGCGAGTCCATTTTATGTTTGGGTGCTAGAAAATCCAGAGTTGCGCGATCTTCCAAGATTCTTGTTGGGGGAGTCGATGGGCGGAGCCGTGGCAATAAAGATGCACCTAAAGCAACCCGAGTTCTGGAATGGTGCGGTCCTTGTCGCACCTATGTGCAAAGTACTATTTTACCCTTGCCTTCATATGTACTATAATAATACATGATACATGCATACATCATACTTAATCAAAATTATTGTAGATTGCAGATGATGTTGTCCCACCATGGGCAGTAAAGACATTTCTCATAGGTGTTGCGAAAGTTCTTCCGAAGTATAAACTTGTTCCGCAAAAGGATCTAGGCGATATGGCGTTCAGAGACCCGAAAAAGAAGCCTCTGGTTTGTTTATAATTTTGTGTTTTAAGTTGCTAAGTAAGTTGGTGAAAAGTTTGATTAACTATTTAGCGCGTGCAGACGAGCTATAATGTGATTGCTTACAAGGATAGACCGCGTTTGGGAACAGCTATGGAGCTCTTAAACACGACCCAAGATATCGAAAATCAACTTGAAAAGGTATGTGTTGTTGATTACTATTTGGGTGtacattttaaatttaattatgTGGTTAACTAATATATAATCAGTTACTATAAAACTGGCTAAacagtggggggggggggggggggggatcctGTAAAGACATAAACCCACATATATAAATTGGTTATGCTCGGGTCTAATTGGATTCCGGTTGTATGTAGGTCAcacctaaacgggtcatgtttGGGTCGGGGTGTGGGTAATTGTGGGACCCACCATACCAAATTCAAGACTAGAATTAAGTTGGGGTGTAATAAGCCAAGCCGAGATCGACTCGTGAGAGCCGAGTTAGGCCCGGCTTGTTTAATTTATGAGAGCTTAAGCTCGGCTTGTAAGtagtttttcaagctcgagcttaGCTTGGGCTCGGGTCGTTTACTATATATttgttattttattaattattaattaatttttttacattattaatctatatataataaaaaggAAAGTGAATGAACAGTAGTTCATCTAGGGTATATTAGAATATAAGGTATGGGGTGgaggttgtggcgtgggttgggtataaacgcccaagtcaccatcccgggtgggGGGTTTCCGCGTGGCCCCTTGGCCGGGGGTTTTAGCacgggcggggctatcaagatgacatggcgggatcGTTGGGCTAACCATTGGCCCAcgactatgtgtttaaaaaaatttattttttcactataaatactcacgcttctattcatttttttaccacaactactccacctcttctataatcatctctatcttattttttaaaaaaaatctcatccaaccacaatacgaaaaatgaatcctcatattcgtggttttgacccgaacaaTCCATGGGCATTCCAAGAAACACCTAGCCCAGCATCCAATCGTCCAATTGCTCCCTTTCTAATACACTCCACGATGCCGGATATGGTTGGTTACGCATCGTTTATCTCAAATCGTTTGAAGAATGATGTCGATCGAAAACACCAATGCCTTTCGCGCAACGCGCGTCATTGAAAAACACTagttaatatatatttatagttATAGTTGTCTATATACAAcacaatatatattatttagttatttttaccaTAATTTTATATATACTAATAATTATGTAAATATGTATATCCAATAAGTTAAAAAAATGATACAGATAATAGGCTCATTTAGACTCACGAGTCTACTCAAACTCGATAAGTAAAGTTCTAGCTTGAGATCATTTCTTAAACGAGCTTATTTTTAGGCCTGAGCTAGCTCTTTAAAGCACGACCCGATTCAACCTTTTAATAAACCAATTTTGAGTGACTCAGCTCGTTTACACCTCTATAATATAATTAACACAAAAAGTTGTAAATTTATATGTTAAACCCATTTACAACCCGTTATCTCATGTGTTTATATGGTGTGGTAGATTTCATTGCCATTGTTGATTCTGCATGGAAAAGCTGATATAGTGACGGATCCATCTGTCAGTAAAACCTTATATGAGAAAGCAAAGAGTTCAGATAAGAAACTTAACTTATATGACGGTTGTTGTCATGCCCTTCTAGAAGGTGAAACTGATGACATCATTCTTAGTGTTTTTAACGATATTATTTCATGGCTTGATAAGCATAGTGCTGCAAAGTGATGATTCTTGGTTTATTCAGCTGTCCTGTaattttaaaacaaataaaacaattacaaaacacatttttttggTTGCAATTCAAGTATGTTAGAATTTATTTTATTGTATCTCCTActcattttgttttttattatgtAATGTAATTTAGGTTAAACGTGTATATTCGTCAATTGTGTAATGTGTGTCCGCTTTAGTGATGTACTAAAACATGTGTATGTATAATCAATAATGCATTATGTTACTATATTATTGTATTAAGTTGTGGTTATTACCACTGGCGGACACAGGAATTATATTCAGGGGGGGCGAACAAGGGCTTTAACTAAATTTTCATGTTGTGCGATCGGGATTTTGCCCTATAAAATACACTTAATTTTTTTAAAGGGTGTGCCCACCCAACCCTCTAACTAGGTCCGCCCTTGGTTATTACTACTGTGTACATGTTGAAAACTAAGGTTAAATAACACTAGTATAACTGAAGGAATGTCGGCAATGTTCATGTGAGATTAGACATCTTTCATGGTTGGTTCATGATGTATGCGAGTGGTGATCAGCAATGTTTTGAAACTTGACTTCTCATTGAACCTGAGATTTCCGACCAGGGGTTGAAAAAATAGATGACTCATAATCAATAACTTTTAAAGGTAGAAAATAGAATGTAGTATAAAAATACAATAGTAAATAACATATGTGATATACGATAATCATTACATATGCGGAAGCTATGTATACagctttttttatatataaatgtcATTTACTCGAACTAAATTGGAACACTACCTCATAGATTTCAAGTGCTTTAAATACAAACTCGTGGCAACttatatattaaaattattatCCATGTTATCACTTTTGAACACTTCGAATTGCACTTCTTGACCCGTTTAAAGAGTAagtcattttcttttcttttttttcaaatAGCTCAAGCCAggctattatatataataaaaagtaCTAAGAGGTGTGAGAAAACTAAAAGATGTCACGTGCACCAAAAGATAAGCGGCAAATGCGAATGACCAAAAATATAAAAGACTACCCGCATTGCAATTTAGAACACGCCAGTTTTTCAAAGCTTTTAAAAAGAagttattcttttaaatatagcaataatATACTCATAATCAAGTTAACTTTTCGATATAAtgatattttttttgttaatatagTAAGTTTTATGAAAGTTATATACAATAAGAAAAGTTTCCACCACAACCCTTTCCACCGATGTCAGCACATCTTTTTGCCACTCACCATAGCCCCTTCGTCGACACTCCGCTTGTCTTTATCTCCGTCTGGAGGTATTTTAGTGATAGGTTCTATAGTAACTACACGATTTTAAGTCTTGTAGTCATTGAAGATTATGTAAATAAGCTATAGTTTTAGTTATTGACTTATTGCTTCTTACAAGAAGACTTTAGATCCAAGTTCCTTGAAAGTAGACCGTCTCAAGTGATGAATTCTTATTTTTATAAGTAAATTGTGTTGATTATTTTTAAAAACCAAGTCGAGCTTAAATCGAGTCGAGTTCGGCCTCAGTTTTCAGCTCAGTTATGTCAATCCAAGACGACCTTGAACTGACCTTTGCTCGGCCTGTGAACAACCCAAATTTGAAGCAAATTGTATACGTACGCAAATTGTAAAAATGACAAAATGGAGAATTCATTTCAACTGTTTGTACATGTAACT from Helianthus annuus cultivar XRQ/B chromosome 7, HanXRQr2.0-SUNRISE, whole genome shotgun sequence includes the following:
- the LOC110908767 gene encoding caffeoylshikimate esterase produces the protein MLKVEELTGELQEILNANMDDVKQRRRAREAFKDIQLTVDHVLFKTKYDGLKTKESYEVNSKGVEIFSKSWLPETGSPKAVICFCHGYGDTCTYFFEGIARKFASSGYGVLAMDFPGFGLSEGLHGYIPSFDGLVDDVIEHYSKIKENPELRDLPRFLLGESMGGAVAIKMHLKQPEFWNGAVLVAPMCKIADDVVPPWAVKTFLIGVAKVLPKYKLVPQKDLGDMAFRDPKKKPLTSYNVIAYKDRPRLGTAMELLNTTQDIENQLEKISLPLLILHGKADIVTDPSVSKTLYEKAKSSDKKLNLYDGCCHALLEGETDDIILSVFNDIISWLDKHSAAK